The genome window TCTGCCTATAAATCGATTTGATCGATTCGAAGGACCAAACTTATGAAACATCCAAAATGGTGACGAAGGGAGAGTTGCGAAGTACGAAAGCGTAACACAATGCTtgtctctaaagtctaaactatctTTGTCTAACTTCGCAATATGGGAGTAACTCTTCAGCTTACCTTGTTCACGTAGTACAGCTCGTGGGGTATAGTGATATCGGTCAGTTCTCTCCTGATAGCATCCACGATGGTGTCAGCAGCCTCATCCACTCCCACCACTCGGTTGCTCCTGAGGTTTTGGAACCGCACGCGCGGCTTCTTGCAGAGACCCGTGTCGACCATGTACGGACAGATCGTTGTCAGTTTTATCTGAAAGCCATACGTGGGATAAgaaattcatacgtgggagagccatgcttcggcactaatgggccggctcgaccggaaaaataccacgttctcacagaaaaccggcgtgaaacagcgcttgcgctgtttcgccgagtgagtgagtttaccggaggcccaatcccctaccctattccctttcctaccctcccctattcccttccctaccctcccctattacctcttaaaaggccggcaacgcacatgcagctcttctgatgctgcgagtgtccatgggcgtcggaagttgctttccatcaggtgacccgtttgctcgtttgcccccttatttcataaaaaaaaaagccgaAGGTTTACCTACCTTTTAAGCATAAGATGTTTCAAGAAAAACAGTATTTATTTTCTGGGCCAGATATTGTTAGAAAAAATGCCTGAGTGCTTTGTTTgggatcataaaaatataacttttaacGCATCGCAAAGCAGCGCCATAACTACGCCATGATTTtaatatgtcaaatcccattaTTGATTCGACTTCGCCATCGAAACTATCGAatgcaataatttttattgtaataatgtaTTGTAGTacatcgcaaccacggccgACCACAACGCAACCACAACATTAGTGACGTGCGCGCACACCACCCCtctccccccctcccccctccgtttaattgactttcgtacgtaaccacatcgcaaccacgtccgcattttgtcggtaccacaacgcaactacaaaaagctgcagcgacactattcacacgtaaccactgctcgacgtCATTTTGTCGTTGtgatgtcgtgtggttgtggtacgtgtgggttggcccttagatATAGCTTTCGAATCTCTTCGCAGAATATTATGCACGTGTCTGAGTGGGACAAAAATTGCACATCTTTCATGAACTAGTTTATAAGTTTTTTGACGATTACTCACTCCGTCAAGCCTCCTCGGGTCCATGTGGAGTTCCATCGCCAACGCGTCCATAATGCCGCGCACGGCATACTTGGAGCCGCAGTATGGCACTAGGTTACCCAGACCCATAAGACCGGCCATCGACGACATGGCGACTATCTGGCCGCGCTCGCTAGATATCATGGCGGGCAGGAACGCTTGGATCATCTGGAATGGGAAGGAAATTGTTACTAAGCAGTGCCCTTTTAAAATATCAGTGGGAGGTGTAATGAAACATGATGCACTCATTTCAAATCGGGAGCATTTCTCCCGTTTTAGCTTGCTAAACAcagtttttatagcaattttcTAAACAACATTATGAATAGATTGTGAACTGCGTACTGCGGTTACGAACTACGAACATTCTGTGATGATAGTGATGCACGACAACAAGTGAGTTGCTTCCGTCAAGACATTGACTGTACGACAATCTTGACCACAGAACTTGCCACTCACCCATAAATTGCCATGGATATTAATGTCGTTCATAAGCCTGATCTCCTGCTCTGTTTGCTGCAGCAGCGGCTTGCAGGGCATGATGCCGGCGTTGTTGACGAGGATGGTCACGTCTCCAACTTCCCGCTTCACCTTCTCGGCCAGCTCCATGACGGCCGCGCGGTTGgtgacgtcacaactgcaaTGGAAGTCCATAGTTGATCTACAATCTTATACCGCTATTGATATGGAATTAAATTCAGTAATTTCTTATGTCATCATATTTTATTGAGTGTTTGGAAATCTGCAATCCTAGGGGTTTGTACTATCAGttgaagttgattcataggcagatgacggacctacgtaatttgattCGTTATGTCAAGCTCAGCCTGAGCATCCCTCataatgggggagctgattccgcttcaaataagcacaaaaaatagctgccatttcaaagggtatcattagtccagcgtacttgtataatggaggtcagtgaccttatattttgacagttgataCGATACGACGATTTCGGTTTGATTGTCCGTCGTGAGCGGCTAAGAGAAGAATCGAACTAAGATTTGAAGTAGGTACGGCCCATGAGTTAAGACCTTGAGATTTCGGCCCCTTTATTGAGCCGAGTTATGTAATTTGAGAGAATTAAGTCATAGATAGttggacctatgtaatttgacCCAGTTGTCTACAACCTTGTGCTGACATTGACTTGGCTTATAACCCGACCAAACTGTCCGCCGCCATCTACCCACAAACAATTCCTCTGGACGTACTTACACCTGTGCTATGCTAAGCGATTAACTTACCGATATGCATGAGCTTTCCCCTTCTCCTGTTTGATAATCTTGGCAGTCTCCTCGTTGTTGGCGGAGTTGATGTCTACGCACACTAACGTCGCGCCGAGCCGCGCCAGCCGCACCGCCACCTCGCGTCCCATACCGTGCCCCGTGCCTGTGATCTGTGGATTGGGTCACCCAATTTGCCATTAGACAACACACCCAAATTGTCAATAAGACAAGACACCCAAATGGTCAATAAGACAAGGCATCCAATTTGGGTGCAAATCGTCTGATAGCGAAATTTTCACGTGAAAACTAGACGTAGCCCAAATTGTAGGCGCAAGGCCCAAAATAAAAGTGTGTGTGGCCGCCTACGTGTCATTTTTCGCGCTTAAATGTATGCAGTTAGTCTTCAGTCTACTAgcatattaataataacttaatttaAGATAAGCGCGATGCATACAGATTTTATAGCTCCCTTGACGTCTTTGACGGATATAGGTATCCGTAGGTACTTTTAGTACTATTTAACGTCTGAAacatatgtatattgtatatacctcggtatattaactttatggtctgaaCTGTGTTGGCTTTTTTATTAAAGAGGCAAGGGAGTTTATTAAAACTATTCAAACAAACCAGGTTTAGTTAGTTTAGGTTAGGGGTTATGGTGTGGTtggccaattattattattacgattttCGCGGTATGGAACACTTAATCAGTACCTACTAGCTAGCAGCAGTACCCAGCTCTGGCTTTatgtataggccatggcctatgggtggcagcgtcctatggcagGCGGCAGCATCTTTTTTTATAAGGAGGgaatacgttacgtatcccccaccccctcgggggaaggggtgggggtatgtgggactccctactcgaggtttacccactaaaaccccccatgccctccttctGGCTGTCGTGGGGTACGGGCACTAAACCGAACTTCCGCGCCCAGGGAGggtggcagcgtcctaggatggcggcagagtttgtacataggggcggcagaAATAAAGTGGTGGaagttaaaatacttataaaaatccGGCCCTGCCAGTACCTAATAGTCTATTAATTATACACACCAGTATAATGTCATCCTTCACATCCTTGGGTGATGGTGGTACGATGACCTGGAACACGCTCTTCAGTGTCTCATACAGAATCCTCAGCAGCATCCACAGCAGCTCAAACGTCACACTCACATATTCCTGGAAGTTCGCCCTGGAATCAGAAAAGCGATGAAAAAATATGACGATAAGCACTGCTTATAGTcatattttctgaaaaattgAAGTCTCCCATGCCTACTGCTTATTAAGCAGTAGGCAT of Aricia agestis chromosome 9, ilAriAges1.1, whole genome shotgun sequence contains these proteins:
- the LOC121730297 gene encoding epidermal retinol dehydrogenase 2-like isoform X1, which codes for MANFQEYVSVTFELLWMLLRILYETLKSVFQVIVPPSPKDVKDDIILITGTGHGMGREVAVRLARLGATLVCVDINSANNEETAKIIKQEKGKAHAYRCDVTNRAAVMELAEKVKREVGDVTILVNNAGIMPCKPLLQQTEQEIRLMNDINIHGNLWMIQAFLPAMISSERGQIVAMSSMAGLMGLGNLVPYCGSKYAVRGIMDALAMELHMDPRRLDGIKLTTICPYMVDTGLCKKPRVRFQNLRSNRVVGVDEAADTIVDAIRRELTDITIPHELYYVNKFLYVPMSRAAKHIGYEFFNAGVDAHDD
- the LOC121730297 gene encoding epidermal retinol dehydrogenase 2-like isoform X2; protein product: MLLRILYETLKSVFQVIVPPSPKDVKDDIILITGTGHGMGREVAVRLARLGATLVCVDINSANNEETAKIIKQEKGKAHAYRCDVTNRAAVMELAEKVKREVGDVTILVNNAGIMPCKPLLQQTEQEIRLMNDINIHGNLWMIQAFLPAMISSERGQIVAMSSMAGLMGLGNLVPYCGSKYAVRGIMDALAMELHMDPRRLDGIKLTTICPYMVDTGLCKKPRVRFQNLRSNRVVGVDEAADTIVDAIRRELTDITIPHELYYVNKFLYVPMSRAAKHIGYEFFNAGVDAHDD